A genomic region of Ehrlichia japonica contains the following coding sequences:
- the infC gene encoding translation initiation factor IF-3, which translates to MKTKKFSNKNKINEMITAKKVKLVDQNSVMIGVIDIEDALSRAKAVNLDLVEIVHDDQYPLCKIFDYSKYRYSHKKKIGDSKKKQKTIIVKELKFKLNIGDNDYNVKLNMLRGFIERGDKVKISLRFIGREILHPEVGMDIIERLIRDTADIAKPESLPKKEGNLINMVLTSK; encoded by the coding sequence AATGATAACAGCAAAAAAAGTAAAGCTTGTCGATCAAAATAGTGTTATGATTGGAGTTATAGACATTGAAGATGCCTTATCTAGAGCTAAAGCTGTTAATTTAGACTTAGTTGAAATAGTACATGATGATCAATATCCTCTATGTAAAATATTTGACTACAGTAAATACAGATACAGCCATAAGAAAAAAATAGGTGATTCAAAAAAGAAACAGAAAACCATAATAGTAAAAGAACTTAAGTTCAAGCTTAATATTGGAGATAATGACTACAACGTAAAATTAAACATGTTACGTGGATTTATAGAAAGAGGTGATAAAGTAAAAATATCACTAAGGTTTATAGGAAGGGAAATACTTCATCCAGAAGTTGGAATGGATATTATAGAAAGACTAATAAGAGATACTGCTGATATTGCAAAGCCTGAAAGCTTACCAAAAAAGGAAGGCAATTTGATCAATATGGTATTAACTTCAAAATAA
- the tsaE gene encoding tRNA (adenosine(37)-N6)-threonylcarbamoyltransferase complex ATPase subunit type 1 TsaE: MIYNYSFKYNFVDLAFFKKLARFVALSLKKGDNISLVGDLGVGKTTFVKFLVHTLAPDEDVSSPTFSIINEYHFSKFTIYHIDLYRVNSLSEIYDLGIDCICDDGVGIVEWSGLLDGILDFNLKISIKYSAEDNLRNVEVFVNDGKKYDVFKNL; encoded by the coding sequence GTGATATATAATTATAGTTTTAAGTATAATTTTGTTGATTTAGCTTTTTTTAAAAAACTGGCGCGTTTTGTTGCTTTAAGTTTGAAGAAAGGTGATAATATATCTTTAGTTGGAGACTTAGGTGTTGGTAAGACTACTTTTGTTAAGTTTTTAGTTCATACATTAGCGCCGGATGAGGATGTAAGTAGTCCTACTTTTAGCATTATTAATGAATATCATTTCAGTAAATTTACAATATATCATATTGATCTTTATAGGGTTAATTCTTTATCTGAGATATATGATTTGGGAATAGATTGTATTTGTGATGATGGGGTGGGAATTGTAGAATGGTCTGGCTTATTAGATGGTATATTAGATTTTAATTTAAAGATAAGTATAAAATATTCTGCGGAAGACAATCTTAGAAATGTTGAAGTTTTTGTTAATGATGGCAAAAAATATGATGTTTTTAAGAATTTATAA
- the gap gene encoding type I glyceraldehyde-3-phosphate dehydrogenase, protein MKIGINGLGRIGRCLIRAIYENELLYKQKIELSALNGSASSEILAHLIQYDSVHGIFPYNVESEEGYIIINDQKIPLSMEREPKSIFWEKHNVDIVLECTGKFNKKSLAEQHINSTVKKVLVSAPMQDSDITIVYDVNNEMLKKEHNVISAGSCTTNCIAPILKVMNDTIGIKNGFITTIHSYTNDQNLVDNNHKDLRRARACMMSIIPTTTGATKTIDLIIPELKGKLNGTAVRVPTPNVSMIDLVFNSVKPTTANEINYIIKNLSQNSKVINITDKKLVSIDFCHSTYSSIVDANETYVTDSNLCRIAAWYDNEWAFAMRMLDIVLLLSENYI, encoded by the coding sequence ATGAAAATAGGAATAAATGGATTAGGTCGAATCGGAAGGTGCTTAATAAGAGCTATATATGAAAATGAATTACTATATAAACAAAAAATAGAATTATCTGCCTTAAACGGATCTGCATCATCAGAAATACTTGCACACCTCATTCAATATGATTCTGTTCATGGTATATTTCCATATAATGTAGAATCAGAAGAAGGGTACATTATAATAAATGATCAGAAAATTCCATTATCAATGGAAAGAGAACCTAAAAGCATCTTCTGGGAAAAACATAACGTAGACATAGTATTGGAATGCACAGGAAAATTTAATAAAAAATCTTTAGCAGAACAACATATAAATTCTACAGTAAAAAAAGTTTTGGTATCAGCCCCTATGCAAGATTCTGATATAACAATTGTATACGATGTAAACAATGAAATGCTAAAAAAAGAGCATAATGTTATTTCAGCTGGATCATGTACAACAAACTGTATAGCACCTATTTTAAAAGTAATGAACGATACAATAGGAATAAAAAATGGATTTATTACAACTATACATTCATATACAAATGACCAAAATTTAGTTGATAACAATCACAAAGACTTAAGAAGAGCAAGAGCATGCATGATGTCCATAATTCCCACCACAACAGGAGCAACAAAAACTATTGATTTAATCATACCAGAATTAAAAGGAAAACTTAATGGAACAGCTGTACGTGTACCTACACCAAATGTGTCCATGATAGACTTAGTGTTTAACTCTGTTAAACCAACTACTGCTAATGAAATAAATTACATAATAAAAAATCTATCACAAAATTCCAAAGTAATAAATATAACAGACAAGAAATTAGTTTCTATAGATTTTTGCCATAGTACATACAGCTCAATAGTAGATGCAAATGAAACATACGTTACTGATAGCAATTTGTGTCGCATAGCAGCCTGGTATGATAATGAATGGGCTTTTGCTATGAGAATGTTAGATATAGTATTACTGCTATCAGAAAATTATATTTAA
- the elbB gene encoding isoprenoid biosynthesis glyoxalase ElbB: MTLNSAVILAGCGHMDGSEIREAVLVMLELDRHNVNFKCFAPNKNQKQVINHKNRESVEEVRNILVESARIARGSVYDIEQINIEEFDMLIIPGGYGVAKNFSNLFDESKESNYILPEFKNAVYKFYNAKKPIGAVCISPAVIVALLKDIAKVKVTIGEDANDLINKLGGIHVDCPTIKSVQDDINRIFSCSAYMRDDSLYNVYLGIQDMISSMVNYLK; the protein is encoded by the coding sequence ATGACATTAAATTCTGCTGTTATTTTAGCTGGTTGTGGTCATATGGATGGCTCAGAAATCAGGGAAGCTGTTTTGGTTATGCTTGAACTTGATCGGCATAATGTAAATTTTAAATGTTTTGCACCAAATAAGAACCAGAAACAAGTTATAAATCATAAAAATAGGGAATCTGTAGAAGAAGTGAGAAATATTTTAGTTGAATCTGCAAGAATAGCTAGAGGTTCTGTATATGATATAGAACAAATAAATATTGAAGAATTTGATATGTTAATAATTCCTGGTGGTTATGGAGTAGCAAAAAATTTTTCTAACTTATTTGATGAAAGTAAAGAAAGTAATTATATACTACCCGAATTTAAAAATGCTGTGTATAAATTTTATAATGCTAAAAAACCTATAGGGGCAGTTTGTATATCACCTGCAGTAATAGTTGCATTATTAAAAGATATTGCAAAGGTTAAAGTAACAATAGGAGAAGATGCTAATGATTTAATAAACAAGTTGGGAGGAATTCATGTTGATTGTCCTACTATTAAATCTGTACAGGATGATATAAATAGAATATTTTCTTGTTCTGCATATATGAGAGATGATAGTCTTTACAATGTGTACCTTGGAATACAAGATATGATATCATCTATGGTAAATTATCTGAAATAG
- a CDS encoding Bax inhibitor-1 family protein, with the protein MDNYSKVQFQSAYYSAGLRSYLVKVYNYMAMALGLTGVVAFFVSSSPVIISMIYNTPLHWLVVFAPVGLVFLMSYKLNVFSFQTVLTIFFSFSALVGVSISYIFLVYTAASIAKVFFISSSMFGVMAWYGNVTKKDLSQFGTFLFMGVIGIIIASVVNLFLSSGPLHFALSVVAVIVFTGMTAYDAQRIKDMYYKFNDGGDSVNKMAILGATTLYFNYINIFVSLLNLQGERR; encoded by the coding sequence ATGGATAATTACAGTAAAGTACAATTTCAAAGTGCTTACTATAGCGCAGGGCTTAGGAGTTATCTAGTAAAAGTGTATAATTACATGGCTATGGCTTTAGGTTTAACTGGTGTAGTAGCATTTTTTGTATCTTCTTCTCCTGTTATTATCTCTATGATATATAATACTCCTTTGCATTGGTTAGTTGTCTTTGCTCCCGTGGGGTTGGTTTTTTTAATGTCATATAAGCTAAATGTTTTCAGTTTTCAGACTGTATTAACGATATTCTTTAGTTTTTCGGCATTAGTAGGGGTATCTATTTCATATATATTTTTGGTGTACACGGCAGCAAGTATTGCAAAAGTATTCTTTATTTCATCTTCTATGTTTGGTGTGATGGCATGGTATGGTAATGTTACTAAAAAGGATTTATCTCAATTTGGAACATTCTTATTTATGGGTGTTATAGGAATAATCATCGCTTCAGTAGTTAATTTATTTTTAAGTAGTGGACCATTACATTTTGCTTTGTCAGTTGTTGCAGTAATTGTATTTACTGGTATGACTGCATATGATGCTCAAAGGATTAAAGATATGTACTATAAGTTTAACGATGGCGGTGATTCTGTTAATAAAATGGCTATATTAGGTGCAACTACTTTGTATTTTAATTATATTAATATATTTGTAAGCTTATTGAATCTACAAGGGGAACGTAGATAA